In bacterium, one DNA window encodes the following:
- a CDS encoding protein kinase, with translation MSEEIPDKTRINVAALAPGGMVNHYRIVEKIGAGGMGEVFLAEDTKLERRVALKFLPSHVAQDADVRSRFTREAQSVAKLDHPNVITIHEVGEWEGRPYFAMQYIDGKTLQHHSRDEQLTAADVIKLVLPIAEGLGKAHSVGVIHRDIKSANIILDKELRPKILDFGLASIKGSEMLTKAGSTLGTVAYMSPEQARGLEADQRSDLFSLGIVMYELIAGRTPFKMDNDVATMNKIINEPPEPLARYKSEVPPELQRIVSKCLAKQPAERYQSAADLVADLRTLSRLVEPGEHSATARVTTAKPSIAVLPFANMSADPENEYFSDGLTEELLNVLAKNPELKVTGRTSSFAFKGKHEDLRSIGQKLGVGTILEGSVRKAGNRARITAQLVNVADGFHLWSETYDRVLDDIFAVQDEIAGAVSKAMHVTLVGIEVEKDESTLKVIR, from the coding sequence CCAAACTCGAACGACGAGTCGCGCTGAAATTCCTGCCGTCGCACGTCGCTCAGGATGCCGATGTCCGCTCTCGCTTCACCCGCGAGGCACAATCGGTAGCAAAACTCGATCATCCCAATGTCATCACGATTCACGAGGTCGGCGAATGGGAGGGCAGGCCCTACTTCGCGATGCAATACATCGACGGCAAGACACTTCAACACCACTCCCGCGACGAGCAGTTAACTGCCGCGGATGTGATCAAGCTCGTTCTGCCGATTGCCGAAGGTCTCGGCAAAGCTCACAGTGTCGGCGTGATCCATCGCGATATCAAATCGGCGAATATCATCCTCGACAAGGAACTGCGTCCAAAGATTCTCGACTTCGGCCTGGCAAGCATCAAAGGCAGCGAGATGTTGACGAAAGCCGGTTCGACTCTCGGTACCGTGGCGTACATGTCGCCCGAGCAGGCAAGAGGGCTCGAAGCCGATCAGCGATCCGATCTGTTTTCGCTGGGCATCGTGATGTATGAACTGATTGCCGGGCGCACGCCGTTCAAAATGGACAATGACGTTGCCACCATGAACAAGATCATTAACGAACCGCCGGAACCGCTGGCGCGATATAAGTCCGAAGTACCGCCGGAACTACAGCGCATAGTATCCAAGTGTCTGGCAAAACAACCTGCAGAACGCTATCAATCGGCCGCCGACTTGGTAGCCGATCTTCGCACATTGTCGCGGCTTGTCGAACCGGGCGAACACAGCGCCACCGCACGCGTCACGACGGCCAAGCCTTCGATCGCCGTGTTGCCATTCGCCAACATGAGCGCCGATCCCGAGAACGAATATTTCTCGGATGGTCTGACCGAAGAATTGCTGAATGTGCTCGCTAAAAATCCCGAACTGAAAGTCACTGGACGTACTTCGTCGTTTGCGTTCAAAGGCAAACACGAAGACCTGCGCAGTATCGGGCAAAAACTGGGCGTCGGAACGATTCTTGAGGGCAGTGTCCGCAAGGCGGGCAATCGGGCGCGCATTACGGCGCAGTTGGTAAATGTTGCTGACGGATTTCATCTCTGGTCGGAGACATACGACCGCGTACTCGACGACATTTTCGCGGTGCAGGACGAGATTGCCGGCGCTGTTTCCAAAGCAATGCATGTCACTCTTGTTGGCATCGAAGTCGAAAAAGACGAATCAACCCTGAAAGTTATTCGTTGA
- a CDS encoding tetratricopeptide repeat protein, with protein MSWRLELKVKESIAEIRRAHELAPSDSTITSCLASCEFIFGNFDRAITLGKAAVELDPLNPTACRELGRIFGCAGRHSEARETLLRALELSPDMTALHLALGYSALVEGKFEEACKLVEKETAGFRYCGLAMVAFALGRQEESDLHLACLRMKAKSGPSRLSCPCAYRDEVDKAFEWLERAYDIRDSGIPLTKTQPFLKSLHSDPRWPVFLKKIGMDD; from the coding sequence TTGTCTTGGCGCTTAGAACTGAAGGTCAAAGAAAGCATAGCCGAGATTCGACGAGCGCACGAATTGGCGCCCAGTGACAGCACGATTACGAGTTGTCTGGCGTCCTGCGAGTTCATCTTCGGAAATTTCGACCGCGCAATCACGCTTGGGAAGGCTGCGGTTGAACTGGATCCCTTAAATCCGACTGCCTGCCGTGAGCTGGGCCGCATATTCGGTTGTGCCGGCAGGCATAGCGAGGCCCGGGAAACATTGCTTCGTGCTCTGGAGTTGAGTCCGGATATGACAGCGCTCCATCTGGCACTAGGCTATTCTGCTTTGGTTGAAGGCAAGTTTGAAGAGGCATGCAAGCTTGTGGAAAAAGAAACTGCCGGATTTCGCTATTGCGGCCTTGCGATGGTGGCTTTTGCGCTCGGCAGACAAGAAGAGTCGGATCTCCATCTGGCCTGCTTAAGAATGAAGGCGAAAAGTGGGCCTTCCAGATTGTCATGTCCTTGCGCTTACCGAGACGAAGTTGACAAGGCCTTTGAATGGCTCGAAAGGGCTTATGACATCCGCGATTCAGGCATCCCGTTGACAAAAACGCAGCCGTTCTTGAAGTCGCTCCACTCTGATCCGCGCTGGCCGGTATTTCTCAAGAAGATTGGAATGGATGATTAG
- a CDS encoding tetratricopeptide repeat protein, with protein sequence MAVELYRQAIAIDPDNARAWAGLSFVYGYRVAYGHGEYDQEHPIGQGGCRQGARARRPTARGSFGYATFCLGA encoded by the coding sequence GTGGCTGTTGAGCTATATAGGCAGGCCATTGCGATTGATCCGGATAATGCCCGTGCCTGGGCAGGTCTCAGCTTTGTCTATGGATACCGTGTGGCGTATGGACATGGCGAATATGATCAAGAGCATCCCATTGGCCAGGGCGGCTGCCGACAGGGCGCTCGCGCTCGACGACCAACTGCCCGAGGCTCATTTGGCTATGCTACATTTTGTCTTGGCGCTTAG